A window of the Bactrocera neohumeralis isolate Rockhampton unplaced genomic scaffold, APGP_CSIRO_Bneo_wtdbg2-racon-allhic-juicebox.fasta_v2 cluster09, whole genome shotgun sequence genome harbors these coding sequences:
- the LOC126764681 gene encoding piggyBac transposable element-derived protein 4-like, translated as MTSRRNEYLSSAAYRRLTEEQRESYIQSLFDKICNDDAPNDFDSEDEEEIRINHIEIAVDDAEVSQSAAEVLPDYADYEDDEGDDEEVEENNELPAGAEKFVARDGTEWMKEPNVSRQVLRQNIIRERSGPARCTEMLSIEQTFKCFMNVEMADKIMRHTNKLAKETYNAYKNAHPNTTPKSWTLVSITELYTFFGILFMTGANHSNGEHVRDLWSVKNYSLYRATMGFNRFFSILRFLRFDDKNTRATRLLTDKAAPINELWTMINNNLAAHYKPSSCLTIDEQLFLYRGRTRFTQYIPSKPAKYGVKVWWICDATNAYPLHGQIYTGQTETGRETNQGERVVKDLSAKYQGSGRNIQWTICLRPCQLQNCFSPGNSRSLEKIM; from the exons ATGACTTCAAGAAGAAACGAATATTTATCCAGTGCAGCATATAGaag gCTAACTGAGGAACAGCGAGAATCATATATACAatctttatttgataaaatttgtaACGATGACGCTCCGAATGACTTTGActcagaagatgaagaagaaattcgAATCAATCACATTGAAATTGCTGTTGACGATGCTGAAGTTTCGCAAAGTGCCGCAGAAGTATTACCTGATTATGCGGACTATGAGGATGATGAAGGAGACGAtgaagaagtagaagaaaataatgaattacctgCTGGTgccgaaaaatttgttgcacGTGATGGTACTGAGTGGATGAAAGAACCAAATGTAAGTCGTCAGGTACTcagacaaaatattataagagaaCGTTCTGGACCAGCTAGATGCACTGAAATGTTGTCAATAGAGCAAACATTCAAATGTTTCATGAACGTTGAAATGGCTGATAAAATTATGCGCCACACAAATAAGTTAGCAAAAGAAACTTATAATGCTTACAAAAATGCGCATCCAAACACAACTCCTAAGTCATGGACGCTTGTGTCAATAACAGAGCTGTATacattttttggcatacttTTTATGACTGGTGCAAACCATAGCAATGGAGAACATGTTCGAGATTTATGGAGCGTCAAAAACTATTCTTTATATCGCGCCACAATGGGATTCAACCGTTTCTTTTCGATATTGCGGTTCCTAAGATTTGACGATAAAAACACTCGTGCAACCCGCTTACTAACTGATAAAGCAGCACCGATCAATGAGTTGTGGACGATGATTAACAATAATCTTGCTGCACATTACAAGCCCAGCTCATGCTTGACGATTGATGAACAATTATTTCTTTACCGTGGACGCACACGGTTTACGCAGTACATACCGTCAAAACCTGCTAAATATGGTGTCAAGGTTTGGTGGATTTGCGATGCCACAAATGCATATCCACTGCATGGACAAATATATACTGGCCAAACAGAAACTGGTAGGGAAACGAACCAAGGCGAACGAGTGGTGAAGGATTTGTCTGCCAAATACCAAGGAAGTGGCCGAAACATTCAATGGACAATTTGTTTACGACCTTGCCAGTTGCAGAACTGCTTCTCACCTGGAAACTCACGAtcgttggaaaaaataatgtga